The Xanthobacter flavus genome includes a window with the following:
- a CDS encoding FixH family protein has translation MTTSSMKRAAAAALVAALSVAALSSARADITDYEFRLVQTDIKQGNGAIVAVRLVDKRSGKAVPDAVIFATRIDMAPDGMETMAAPIEALPSTEPGVYRFKTNLMMAGGWRLSLGAKIQGETGTIENKLVLKAVP, from the coding sequence ATGACGACCTCTTCTATGAAGCGCGCCGCTGCGGCGGCGCTCGTGGCCGCGCTTTCCGTCGCGGCTCTCTCATCGGCGCGTGCCGACATCACGGACTACGAGTTCCGGCTCGTTCAGACGGACATCAAGCAGGGCAACGGCGCCATCGTCGCAGTCCGACTCGTCGACAAGCGATCCGGCAAGGCGGTCCCCGACGCCGTCATCTTCGCGACCCGGATCGACATGGCGCCTGACGGCATGGAGACGATGGCAGCGCCGATCGAGGCTCTGCCGTCGACCGAGCCGGGTGTCTATCGCTTCAAGACCAATCTGATGATGGCTGGCGGCTGGCGGCTTTCGCTCGGTGCCAAGATCCAGGGTGAGACCGGCACGATCGAGAACAAGCTGGTCCTGAAGGCCGTACCGTGA
- a CDS encoding efflux RND transporter periplasmic adaptor subunit translates to MKRVALTGLALAAVVAAGAGGYWAGIRGLPVAGLREWLGVEATLAAAEPTGTGAVIYYQDPDREPAYSATPRRTGDGRAFRAVRAGEDVSFEDRPPATAEATGQAGPRRILYYRNPMGLPDTSPVPKKDSMGMDYIPVYEGEDDGGSVVRVSLGKLQRTGVRSELAAQRVVGRLVRVPGTVQLDERRISVVATRSDAFINEVANVTTGDRVTKGQMLLRLYAPDIATAGAQLLTDLNIGGRDSALGGARQRLENLGLPPEAIAEIERTRKVPLSMTWRAPRDGVVLERNVVDGMKAAPGDVLFRLADISTIWVLADVPEFDLGAVRLGAPVTIRARSLPGRTFEGRVSLIYPQVGEATRATRVRIEIANPGGVLLPNMYAEVEIGTGDAAPVVAVPDSAVIDTGTRQVVIIDRGEGRFEPREVKIGLCGEGFTEIREGIAEGDRVVVAANFLIDAESNLKAALRGLTPPQVQP, encoded by the coding sequence GTGAAACGGGTCGCCCTTACGGGCCTCGCCCTCGCCGCCGTTGTGGCGGCGGGGGCCGGAGGCTACTGGGCTGGCATCCGGGGTCTTCCGGTGGCCGGCCTGCGCGAATGGCTTGGTGTCGAGGCGACCCTTGCGGCGGCTGAGCCGACCGGCACCGGAGCGGTGATCTATTATCAGGATCCCGACCGCGAGCCCGCCTATTCGGCAACGCCACGCCGGACCGGGGATGGCCGGGCTTTCCGTGCCGTCCGCGCCGGCGAGGATGTCAGCTTCGAGGACAGGCCGCCGGCGACGGCCGAGGCGACCGGGCAGGCAGGCCCGCGACGCATCCTCTACTACCGCAATCCGATGGGTCTGCCGGACACCTCGCCGGTGCCGAAGAAGGATTCGATGGGGATGGACTACATCCCCGTCTATGAAGGCGAGGATGATGGCGGCTCGGTCGTGCGGGTGTCGCTTGGAAAACTCCAGCGGACCGGCGTGCGATCCGAGCTGGCAGCGCAGCGTGTCGTCGGCAGGCTGGTGCGGGTGCCGGGAACCGTCCAGCTCGACGAGCGGCGCATCTCCGTGGTCGCCACCCGGAGCGACGCTTTCATCAACGAGGTGGCGAACGTCACCACGGGCGACCGGGTGACGAAGGGCCAGATGCTGCTCCGGCTCTATGCGCCGGACATTGCCACCGCCGGCGCCCAGCTCCTCACCGATCTCAACATTGGCGGCCGCGACAGTGCTCTCGGAGGCGCCCGCCAGCGCCTGGAGAATCTTGGCCTGCCACCCGAGGCGATCGCCGAGATCGAGCGGACGCGCAAGGTGCCGCTGTCGATGACGTGGCGTGCGCCGCGCGATGGCGTCGTGCTCGAACGCAATGTCGTCGACGGCATGAAGGCAGCGCCGGGTGATGTGCTGTTCCGCCTCGCGGACATTTCGACCATCTGGGTACTGGCAGATGTGCCGGAGTTCGATCTTGGGGCCGTCCGGCTCGGCGCGCCGGTGACGATCCGGGCTCGAAGCCTGCCGGGACGCACCTTCGAAGGACGTGTGTCGCTGATCTATCCGCAGGTCGGTGAAGCAACGCGGGCCACGCGAGTGCGGATTGAGATCGCCAATCCCGGCGGTGTTCTGCTTCCCAATATGTATGCCGAAGTGGAGATCGGCACAGGCGATGCCGCGCCGGTGGTTGCTGTCCCCGATAGCGCGGTGATCGACACCGGCACGCGGCAGGTCGTGATCATTGATCGTGGAGAGGGCCGGTTCGAACCGCGCGAGGTGAAGATCGGCCTGTGCGGCGAAGGCTTCACCGAGATCCGCGAGGGCATTGCGGAAGGCGACCGTGTCGTCGTCGCGGCGAACTTCCTGATCGACGCCGAAAGCAATCTGAAGGCGGCATTGCGCGGCCTGACACCGCCGCAGGTGCAGCCATGA
- a CDS encoding ZIP family metal transporter produces MNQAGRPPSNAATTLPVGRPGRASLFWIAIPFTVLGLAMAWLIGTDPLSSFRNGAPPVEKLTFERTILGSDGVRLLVRAGGSQPMTIAQVQVDDAYWQFTQTPPGPIARGATAWVQLPFPWVVGEAHGVKILTNTGATFKREIPVAVATPTVDSMSFVSQAALGVFVGILPVAIGLMFYPVLRGVGRNGMDFLLALTVGLLAFLVIDAVAEALELAGEAAALFQGPVMVILTTMGSFLLLMAVGRSRGTPTGLALSTFIALGIGLHNLGEGLAIGASFASGAADLGIFLVLGFTLHNITEGIGIAAPILKVRPPLWTFAGLTLLAGGPAVAGLWIGSLAYAPQWSALALAVGAGAILQVIAEVGSLLVRRSGETHVSFFTPAAMTGLATGAGLMYVTAMLVKI; encoded by the coding sequence ATGAACCAAGCTGGGCGGCCCCCTTCCAATGCTGCGACAACACTTCCAGTCGGGCGTCCGGGTCGAGCCTCGTTGTTCTGGATCGCTATCCCGTTTACCGTGCTTGGTCTCGCGATGGCGTGGTTGATTGGGACCGATCCGTTATCGAGCTTTCGCAACGGCGCACCGCCGGTCGAGAAGCTGACCTTCGAGCGGACGATCCTAGGTTCCGATGGAGTTCGCCTACTGGTCCGTGCCGGCGGCTCGCAACCCATGACGATCGCCCAGGTCCAGGTCGATGACGCCTATTGGCAGTTTACGCAGACACCGCCGGGTCCGATCGCCCGCGGCGCGACCGCCTGGGTTCAGTTGCCGTTCCCTTGGGTGGTCGGCGAGGCGCACGGCGTGAAAATCCTCACCAACACCGGCGCCACGTTCAAGCGTGAGATCCCCGTCGCGGTTGCGACACCGACCGTGGATTCGATGAGCTTCGTATCCCAGGCTGCCCTTGGCGTCTTTGTCGGCATCCTTCCCGTCGCTATCGGCCTCATGTTCTACCCAGTTCTCCGTGGCGTTGGCCGCAACGGCATGGACTTCCTACTCGCATTGACGGTGGGGCTTCTCGCTTTCCTCGTGATTGATGCAGTTGCTGAAGCGCTCGAACTTGCCGGCGAGGCCGCCGCCTTGTTCCAGGGACCGGTGATGGTCATCCTCACCACTATGGGGAGTTTCCTCTTGCTGATGGCTGTCGGCCGCAGCCGTGGCACACCGACCGGGCTGGCCCTATCGACCTTCATTGCGCTGGGGATAGGATTGCACAATCTCGGCGAAGGCCTTGCCATCGGCGCTTCTTTCGCCTCCGGAGCGGCGGATCTCGGTATTTTTCTGGTGCTCGGCTTTACGTTGCACAACATCACGGAAGGCATCGGCATTGCCGCGCCGATACTGAAAGTACGCCCACCACTTTGGACCTTCGCCGGGTTGACGCTGCTTGCGGGCGGACCAGCCGTCGCAGGTCTGTGGATCGGCAGCCTTGCCTACGCGCCGCAGTGGTCGGCGCTAGCGCTGGCGGTCGGTGCCGGGGCTATCCTTCAGGTGATTGCGGAAGTCGGATCGCTACTAGTGCGCAGAAGCGGCGAGACTCATGTTTCGTTCTTCACGCCAGCCGCAATGACGGGGCTCGCCACCGGCGCGGGCCTGATGTACGTGACCGCGATGCTCGTAAAGATCTGA
- a CDS encoding helix-turn-helix domain-containing protein yields the protein MFNIGRMELARKRQRLTAKALAERAGISPVTLSRVVNGQQIPDEDTVDGLVRALGFPREFFFRDDAAPISADAASFRSLTAMSARERDAALAAGSLAFEMSAWVRERFVLPQPDLLDLSHERDPAGAARALRQHWAIGERPISHMIKLLETKGVRVFSLAENTKNVDAFSCWHDGEPYVFLNTFKTTERSRFDAAHELAHLVLHKHGGPNQGRAAELEAHAFASSFLMPHDDVVATIPFVRSLDQLVLAKKRWGVSVAALAHRLHRIGRISDWNYRTFCIQINKRFGTNEPDGLPSERSAIWHRVLTELWREGVTRRHVAARLDIPEAELDNLLFGLTGDVNPPSVGGSSLRLVP from the coding sequence ATGTTCAACATTGGCAGAATGGAGCTCGCGCGAAAGCGGCAACGGTTGACCGCCAAGGCTCTCGCCGAGCGGGCTGGCATATCGCCGGTCACCTTGTCGCGTGTCGTCAACGGGCAGCAGATTCCGGATGAAGACACGGTCGACGGCTTGGTGCGCGCGCTGGGATTCCCGCGGGAGTTCTTCTTCCGGGACGACGCGGCTCCGATCAGCGCTGATGCCGCCAGCTTCCGGAGCCTCACGGCGATGTCGGCGCGAGAGCGCGATGCGGCGCTCGCCGCCGGCTCACTGGCCTTCGAGATGTCAGCCTGGGTGCGGGAAAGGTTCGTTCTGCCTCAGCCAGACCTGCTCGACCTCAGCCATGAACGCGATCCCGCTGGAGCCGCACGTGCGCTGCGCCAGCATTGGGCGATCGGCGAGCGGCCGATCTCGCATATGATCAAGCTGCTTGAGACGAAGGGCGTTCGCGTCTTCTCGCTGGCCGAGAACACGAAGAATGTGGATGCCTTTTCCTGTTGGCATGATGGCGAGCCGTATGTCTTCCTCAACACCTTCAAGACCACAGAGCGCAGCCGGTTCGACGCCGCTCATGAGCTGGCTCACCTCGTCCTGCACAAGCACGGCGGTCCCAATCAAGGGCGCGCTGCCGAGCTCGAGGCACATGCGTTTGCATCGTCGTTCCTGATGCCTCACGACGACGTCGTGGCGACGATCCCATTCGTCCGAAGTCTCGATCAATTGGTGCTCGCAAAGAAGCGGTGGGGCGTGTCCGTAGCGGCACTCGCGCACCGGCTTCACCGGATCGGCCGGATCTCCGATTGGAACTACCGGACCTTCTGCATCCAGATAAACAAGCGGTTCGGCACAAACGAACCTGACGGTCTCCCGTCGGAGCGATCTGCAATATGGCACCGTGTCCTCACGGAGCTTTGGCGGGAAGGCGTGACACGCCGGCACGTTGCGGCCCGCCTGGATATCCCCGAGGCAGAACTCGACAATCTGCTGTTCGGGCTTACCGGCGATGTGAATCCGCCATCCGTCGGTGGTTCATCTCTCCGGCTAGTTCCGTGA
- a CDS encoding efflux RND transporter permease subunit, whose product MIARLIGWSARNLVLVFVGTVFAVAAGLYALKTLPLDAIPDLSDVQVIVYTDYPGQAPQVVEDQVTYPLTTAMLTVPKSKVVRGFSFFGVSFVYVIFEDGTDPYWARSRVLEYLNAAAQRLPAGVTPTLGPDATGVGWVYQYAVVAKEMTLAELRSLQDWVVRFGASKAEGVAEVASVGGFVKQYAIVVDPNRLRALGIPLDRVRDAVKASNNDVGGRTVELSEFEFMVRGRGYLRGIADIENVVLKTDRGVPLRIKDVARVEIGPDERRGITELNGEGEVTSGIVLQRFGANALTVIENVKARLAEIASSLPKGAEIVPVYDRSELIGRAIETLKGTLIEESIIVALVCVVFLLHLRSALVAILMLPVGILMAFAAMKAIGLGSNIMSLGGIAIAVGAMIDAAIVMIENAHKHLERAPPDKPRVEILIEAASQVGPALFFSLLVITVSFLPIFTLESQEGRMFGPLAFTKTFAMAAAALLSVTLVPALMVVFVRGRIIPEHRNPINRFLIWVYRPVIRGVLKAKTLTILVALVVLGVTLWPARQLGSEFMPSLDEGTLMYMPTTLPGISITKAAELLQVQDRIIKSFPEVASVYGKAGRALTATDPAPTEMFETIINLKPKGEWRPGVTIDSLKAEMDQALQFPGVSNAWTMPIRARIDMLATGIRTPVGVKVFGTDLAQMEQSAREIERVLRSVPGTSSAYAERVIGGYYLDIVPDRETLGRYGLAVGDVQSVIATALGAETVTTTVEGRERYGVTIRYPRDFRSDPQSIARDVQVPLPGGGTVPLGEVAKVELTRGATSIRTENGQLAVYVFVDIAGRDLGGYVAEAQAAVANEVKLPQGTYVSWSGQFEYLQRAEARLKIVVPVTLLVIFLLLYLNFRALTETLIVMLSLPFALVGGIWLMWWLGFNMSVAVAVGFIALAGVAAETGVIMLIYLEQAMAELKAEREAEGRPFTRIDLHQAIMLGAVERVRPKMMTVIAITAGLVPILWSTGTGSEVMQRIAVPMIGGMVSSTVLTLVVIPAVYGLIKGWRLPRTVTADERAIEQGPAGLKAAAK is encoded by the coding sequence ATGATCGCCCGCCTCATCGGCTGGTCCGCCCGCAACCTCGTGCTGGTCTTTGTCGGTACGGTGTTCGCCGTCGCCGCCGGGCTTTATGCGCTGAAGACGCTGCCGCTCGACGCCATTCCCGACCTCTCGGACGTGCAGGTGATCGTCTACACCGACTATCCCGGCCAGGCGCCGCAGGTGGTCGAGGACCAGGTCACCTATCCGCTCACCACGGCGATGCTGACGGTGCCGAAATCGAAGGTGGTGCGCGGCTTCTCCTTCTTCGGCGTCTCCTTCGTCTATGTGATCTTCGAGGACGGCACCGATCCCTATTGGGCGCGCTCGCGCGTGCTGGAATATCTCAATGCCGCCGCGCAGCGCCTGCCGGCGGGGGTGACGCCGACGCTGGGGCCGGATGCGACCGGCGTCGGCTGGGTCTACCAATACGCCGTCGTCGCCAAGGAGATGACGCTCGCCGAGCTGCGCTCGCTGCAGGACTGGGTGGTCCGCTTCGGTGCCTCCAAGGCGGAGGGCGTCGCCGAGGTCGCCAGCGTCGGCGGCTTCGTCAAGCAGTATGCGATCGTGGTCGATCCGAACCGGTTGCGGGCGCTGGGCATCCCGCTCGACCGGGTGCGCGACGCCGTCAAGGCGAGCAACAACGATGTCGGCGGCCGCACCGTCGAGCTCTCCGAGTTCGAGTTCATGGTGCGCGGCCGCGGTTATCTCCGAGGCATTGCCGACATCGAGAATGTGGTGCTGAAGACCGATCGTGGCGTGCCGCTGCGGATAAAGGATGTGGCCCGCGTAGAGATCGGGCCGGATGAGCGACGCGGCATCACCGAGCTCAATGGCGAGGGCGAAGTCACCAGCGGCATCGTGCTGCAGCGCTTCGGTGCCAATGCGCTGACCGTGATCGAGAACGTCAAGGCGCGGCTTGCCGAGATCGCCTCCAGCCTCCCCAAGGGCGCCGAAATCGTGCCGGTCTATGACCGATCCGAGCTGATCGGCCGGGCGATCGAGACGCTGAAGGGCACGCTGATCGAGGAAAGCATCATCGTCGCGCTGGTCTGCGTGGTGTTCCTGCTGCATCTGCGCAGCGCGCTGGTCGCCATATTGATGCTGCCGGTCGGCATCCTGATGGCGTTCGCGGCGATGAAGGCGATCGGGCTCGGCTCCAACATCATGAGCCTGGGGGGCATCGCCATCGCGGTGGGCGCCATGATCGACGCCGCCATCGTGATGATCGAGAACGCCCACAAGCATCTGGAGCGCGCGCCACCGGACAAGCCGCGGGTCGAGATCCTGATCGAGGCGGCGAGCCAGGTCGGTCCGGCGCTGTTCTTCAGCCTGCTGGTCATCACCGTCTCCTTCCTGCCGATCTTCACGCTGGAATCGCAGGAAGGCCGGATGTTCGGCCCGCTCGCCTTCACCAAGACCTTCGCCATGGCGGCCGCGGCCCTTCTATCGGTGACGCTGGTGCCCGCGCTCATGGTGGTCTTCGTGCGCGGCCGGATCATTCCGGAGCACCGGAACCCGATCAACCGGTTCCTGATCTGGGTCTACCGCCCGGTCATCCGCGGCGTCCTGAAGGCCAAGACGCTCACCATCCTCGTCGCGCTTGTCGTGCTCGGGGTGACGCTCTGGCCGGCACGCCAGCTCGGTTCGGAGTTCATGCCGAGCCTCGACGAGGGCACGTTGATGTACATGCCGACCACCTTGCCGGGCATCTCCATCACCAAGGCCGCCGAGCTGCTGCAGGTGCAGGACCGCATCATCAAGAGCTTCCCGGAGGTGGCTTCGGTCTATGGCAAGGCCGGGCGAGCACTGACCGCGACCGATCCGGCGCCGACTGAGATGTTCGAGACCATCATCAATCTGAAGCCGAAGGGCGAATGGCGGCCGGGCGTCACCATCGACAGCCTGAAGGCCGAGATGGACCAGGCGCTGCAATTCCCCGGCGTGTCGAACGCCTGGACCATGCCGATCCGCGCCCGCATCGACATGCTGGCGACCGGCATCCGCACTCCGGTCGGGGTCAAGGTGTTCGGCACCGATCTCGCCCAGATGGAGCAGAGCGCCCGCGAGATCGAGCGGGTGCTGCGGTCCGTGCCGGGCACGTCCAGCGCCTATGCCGAGCGCGTGATCGGCGGCTACTATCTCGACATCGTGCCGGACCGGGAAACGCTCGGCCGCTACGGCCTGGCCGTCGGCGACGTCCAGAGCGTGATCGCGACCGCGCTCGGGGCCGAGACGGTGACGACCACGGTGGAGGGGCGCGAGCGCTATGGCGTCACCATCCGCTATCCGCGCGACTTCCGGAGCGATCCGCAATCAATCGCCCGCGACGTGCAGGTGCCGCTGCCGGGCGGCGGCACGGTGCCGCTCGGCGAAGTCGCCAAGGTCGAGCTCACGCGCGGCGCGACCTCGATCCGTACCGAGAACGGCCAGCTCGCGGTCTATGTCTTCGTCGACATCGCCGGCCGCGACCTTGGCGGCTATGTCGCGGAGGCTCAAGCGGCGGTGGCGAACGAGGTGAAGCTGCCGCAAGGCACCTACGTCTCGTGGAGCGGCCAGTTCGAATATCTGCAGCGCGCCGAAGCGCGGCTGAAGATCGTCGTGCCGGTGACGTTGCTGGTCATTTTCCTGCTCCTCTACCTCAACTTCCGGGCCCTGACGGAAACGCTCATCGTCATGCTGTCGCTGCCCTTCGCACTGGTGGGCGGCATCTGGCTGATGTGGTGGCTTGGCTTCAACATGTCGGTTGCCGTGGCGGTCGGCTTCATCGCGCTCGCCGGCGTCGCCGCCGAGACCGGCGTCATCATGCTGATCTATCTCGAGCAGGCGATGGCGGAACTGAAGGCCGAGCGGGAGGCGGAAGGGCGGCCTTTCACTCGGATCGACCTCCACCAGGCGATCATGCTCGGTGCCGTCGAGCGGGTGCGGCCGAAGATGATGACGGTCATCGCCATCACGGCCGGCCTCGTCCCAATCCTGTGGAGCACCGGCACCGGTTCGGAGGTGATGCAGCGCATCGCGGTGCCGATGATCGGCGGCATGGTCTCGTCGACGGTGCTGACGCTGGTCGTGATCCCCGCTGTCTATGGACTGATCAAAGGCTGGCGGTTGCCGCGGACCGTCACCGCCGACGAGAGGGCAATCGAACAGGGGCCAGCCGGCCTCAAGGCTGCCGCCAAATGA
- a CDS encoding multicopper oxidase domain-containing protein — protein MIKVPAWLRKRLSRRVVLGGGLAAASGAAIGMTGALAQSGHASHAGTVGAEAKLASAHSGPHGAMITVGEVDEARNGFDPTKLLTDWDRGTVSQLPDGRTLRTFEITAEDKEIEIAPGIMFLAWTYNGRVPGPSLRATEGERLRIVFKNYGSHPHSMHFHGIHAARMDGVPGAGLVAPGEEFVYEFDALPFGCHLYHCHALPLKRHIHKGMYGAFVIDPDPTRHPEYEAVARSRLLGTAENAEWQELVMVMNAFDTNFDGKNEVYAVNTVAHAYAKKPIKILRDKPVRVYLINVIEFDPINSFHLHANFFEYFNQGTTLTPTLKTVDLITQCQAERGILEFHFTEHEPGLYMFHPHQSEFTELGWVGMFDVVETVS, from the coding sequence ATGATCAAAGTGCCAGCTTGGTTACGTAAACGGCTGAGCCGGCGCGTGGTGCTGGGAGGCGGGCTAGCGGCTGCCAGCGGCGCAGCGATAGGTATGACTGGTGCTCTAGCGCAGTCAGGACACGCTTCGCATGCAGGAACTGTCGGCGCTGAAGCAAAGCTGGCCTCAGCCCACAGCGGACCCCATGGTGCGATGATCACGGTGGGCGAGGTCGACGAAGCTCGTAATGGCTTCGATCCGACCAAGCTTCTGACCGACTGGGATAGAGGCACTGTGTCCCAGCTTCCGGATGGGCGGACGCTAAGAACCTTCGAGATCACCGCCGAGGACAAGGAGATCGAGATCGCCCCCGGCATCATGTTTCTGGCCTGGACCTATAATGGCCGGGTGCCCGGCCCGTCACTGCGCGCGACCGAAGGTGAGCGGCTGAGGATCGTCTTCAAAAACTACGGCTCGCATCCTCATTCGATGCATTTTCATGGCATCCATGCGGCGCGGATGGATGGCGTTCCAGGCGCAGGGCTAGTCGCTCCGGGCGAGGAGTTTGTCTACGAGTTTGATGCACTGCCTTTCGGATGTCACCTCTATCACTGTCACGCTCTGCCGCTGAAGCGGCATATTCACAAGGGCATGTACGGAGCCTTCGTCATCGACCCGGATCCCACTCGCCATCCCGAATATGAGGCAGTTGCCCGCTCACGCCTGCTCGGCACGGCGGAGAATGCCGAGTGGCAAGAACTCGTAATGGTTATGAATGCATTCGATACCAATTTCGACGGCAAGAACGAGGTCTATGCTGTCAATACGGTAGCCCATGCCTATGCAAAAAAACCCATCAAGATCCTTAGAGACAAACCGGTTCGCGTCTACCTTATCAATGTGATCGAGTTCGATCCGATAAATTCTTTTCATTTGCATGCTAATTTCTTTGAATACTTCAATCAAGGCACGACCTTGACCCCGACCCTGAAGACCGTCGACCTCATCACCCAATGCCAAGCCGAGCGCGGCATCCTTGAGTTCCATTTCACGGAGCACGAGCCCGGTCTCTACATGTTCCACCCGCATCAGTCGGAGTTCACCGAACTCGGTTGGGTGGGCATGTTCGATGTCGTGGAGACCGTATCATGA
- a CDS encoding MFS transporter produces MTSGLSGELAQPAPARPLSGRSLFITGLGIGQICSWGSLYYSFPLIAEAMERDLGWSKPDLFGAATLGLALGGMAAFPVGAAVDKGHGRWVMAAGAGLAGLCLLAWSQVQQLWLFYSLMAAIGVLQAATLYEPAFAVVARRTGAAGARAGITALTLWGGFASTVFIPLIQILLDLAGWRGALVALGAVNLVVCAPLYAAVIRPAADHAASPVHALALSGAGTLRQVMGRVARRPTFWALAVAFTAYAATFSAFTFHLYPLLLERGFTAGSVVLAMAIIGPTQVAGRIAVSVFAPRAPVRLIGSCAVLAFPVAILALAWLPPSFALVAAIVALYGSANGIMTIVRGLAVPEMLTRQAYGAVNGALAAPSMLARALAPAGAALLWAQSQSYGAVLSAMAAGGVLLAGAFWAAAAFSRNEDMERHERAPSMPDRR; encoded by the coding sequence GTGACCAGCGGCCTGAGCGGCGAACTCGCGCAACCGGCGCCAGCGCGCCCGCTTTCCGGCCGCAGCCTGTTCATCACCGGCCTCGGCATTGGCCAGATCTGCTCCTGGGGATCGCTCTACTACAGCTTTCCCCTGATAGCGGAGGCCATGGAGCGCGACCTCGGCTGGTCGAAGCCGGATCTGTTCGGCGCCGCGACGCTCGGCCTCGCCCTCGGGGGCATGGCCGCCTTCCCCGTGGGCGCCGCCGTCGACAAAGGCCACGGCAGGTGGGTGATGGCGGCGGGAGCCGGCCTCGCCGGCCTCTGCCTCCTTGCCTGGTCGCAGGTGCAGCAGCTCTGGCTGTTCTATAGCCTGATGGCCGCCATCGGCGTCCTCCAGGCGGCAACCCTTTATGAGCCGGCGTTCGCGGTGGTGGCGCGCAGGACCGGAGCGGCCGGCGCCCGGGCCGGCATTACCGCGCTCACCCTATGGGGCGGATTTGCCTCCACGGTCTTCATTCCGCTGATCCAGATCCTGCTGGATCTGGCGGGCTGGCGTGGCGCACTGGTGGCGCTCGGCGCCGTGAACCTCGTGGTGTGCGCGCCGCTCTATGCCGCGGTGATCCGGCCCGCGGCCGACCACGCGGCATCGCCGGTCCACGCTCTTGCACTGTCGGGAGCGGGCACCCTGCGGCAGGTCATGGGGCGCGTTGCCCGCCGGCCCACCTTCTGGGCCCTGGCGGTGGCGTTCACCGCCTATGCCGCCACCTTCTCCGCCTTCACCTTCCACCTCTATCCCCTGCTGCTGGAGCGCGGCTTCACGGCGGGCAGCGTGGTGCTGGCCATGGCCATCATCGGCCCAACCCAGGTGGCGGGTCGGATCGCCGTCTCGGTGTTCGCGCCGCGCGCTCCGGTGCGACTCATCGGCAGCTGTGCCGTGCTAGCCTTTCCGGTCGCCATACTCGCCTTGGCGTGGCTGCCACCCAGCTTTGCCCTGGTGGCGGCCATCGTGGCGCTCTACGGCAGCGCCAACGGCATCATGACCATCGTGCGTGGGCTCGCCGTGCCGGAGATGCTGACCCGGCAGGCCTATGGCGCCGTGAACGGCGCGCTGGCGGCGCCCTCGATGCTCGCCCGCGCTTTGGCACCCGCCGGTGCCGCGCTCCTCTGGGCGCAATCCCAGTCTTACGGCGCGGTCCTCTCTGCCATGGCTGCGGGAGGCGTCCTGCTGGCGGGCGCCTTCTGGGCCGCAGCAGCCTTTTCGCGGAACGAGGACATGGAGCGCCACGAGAGGGCTCCTTCTATGCCGGACCGCCGCTAA